Proteins encoded in a region of the Flammeovirga yaeyamensis genome:
- a CDS encoding ABC transporter permease: protein MLRNYILIGIRNLQKHGVYSGINIVGMSMGIAFFTLLVLLVNYELSYDSFHKNADQTYRVVEIIDTQDIGERSASVPIALGPTIKTLYPNYIDHSVRFFNHQAYSHVISVAGQKFNENHLYFTDDDFFKVFDFPVVEGDRNSALSEEGSVVITKEIAKKYFGDQSAIGKKILYEKKHYLKVTAVVDKQNYPSHLDFEILVSFSTLNVTNRELFFKEDWVWNPCWTYITLKDGVKPEELEADFEILLQDPSKFPSYLRDYVELYLQPIQEIHLYSDLDFEMSQNGDYMYIYIFSAIAIMVLVIAAINFMNLSSVRYSTRIREVGIRKAIGADQTELINQFVVEAAILSVLSMFGAIVFLELLFSFVNDLLSDSGFILENADPQNIVLLVGSSGLFVGALSSFYPLFYLSGFKPLEGLHDTSPKGYQQKKFRKWSVITQFIISMFLLFSTYVSKRQLDFMKNSDIGFNQENIVIVPMGEVRYQKSNFHLIREKFLQLKDVEAVTAIDELLGVWVQNYPFTFKKGNKKLPSAFYASVVTYPDVFKVFDFKILAKNPTGPLREREIYVNEKLIEFAGYSSPQEALGMKFYTSRGYQKIAGVIKDFHYEPIHKPIEPFVIDVNNGNRATSRFSNKFLALKIRDGVNWNILEKQLNFKWSQVVEYRILDTFFLKSKIEQAFKKEEQLAKVSLIFSIIGVIIANLGLFGLSSFITVRKNKEIAIRKALGMEDTQAMLFVSKEFFVLVITACVVAWPTAYLAMKLWLDNFPKAVNIDIGAYLFSGGLTLLMTMITVSYHVIKTGLKNPVEDLKAGV from the coding sequence GTGCTAAGAAACTATATACTCATAGGTATTCGTAATCTTCAAAAACATGGAGTTTACTCAGGTATTAACATTGTCGGGATGTCAATGGGAATAGCTTTCTTTACCCTATTGGTACTTTTGGTAAACTACGAGTTATCCTATGATTCTTTTCATAAGAATGCTGACCAAACCTACAGAGTAGTAGAAATTATCGATACTCAAGATATAGGAGAAAGGTCTGCTAGTGTTCCTATCGCTTTAGGCCCAACAATAAAAACATTATACCCTAATTATATAGATCACTCTGTCCGTTTCTTTAACCATCAGGCATATTCTCATGTGATTTCTGTTGCAGGACAAAAATTTAACGAAAACCATTTATACTTTACTGACGATGATTTCTTTAAGGTTTTCGACTTTCCTGTAGTGGAAGGAGATAGAAATTCAGCCTTATCTGAAGAAGGTAGTGTGGTGATTACAAAAGAAATTGCGAAAAAATATTTTGGTGATCAAAGTGCAATTGGCAAAAAGATTCTTTACGAAAAAAAGCATTACCTCAAGGTAACAGCAGTAGTCGATAAACAAAATTACCCTTCTCATCTCGATTTTGAGATTTTGGTTTCTTTCTCCACTTTGAATGTGACCAATCGAGAACTATTTTTTAAAGAAGATTGGGTTTGGAACCCATGTTGGACCTATATCACTTTAAAAGATGGTGTGAAACCAGAAGAACTAGAAGCTGATTTTGAAATTTTGCTTCAGGATCCCTCAAAATTCCCTTCTTACTTAAGAGATTACGTAGAATTATACCTACAGCCTATACAAGAAATTCATTTGTATTCTGATTTGGATTTCGAAATGTCTCAGAATGGAGACTATATGTATATATATATTTTTAGTGCAATTGCCATCATGGTATTGGTTATTGCGGCTATTAATTTTATGAACTTATCTTCTGTTCGCTACTCTACAAGAATTCGAGAAGTGGGTATTCGAAAAGCAATAGGTGCTGATCAAACAGAATTAATCAATCAATTTGTTGTTGAAGCGGCAATTCTAAGTGTACTCTCCATGTTTGGAGCTATCGTATTCTTGGAATTACTCTTTTCTTTTGTGAATGATTTATTGAGTGATTCAGGATTTATATTAGAAAATGCTGATCCTCAAAACATTGTTTTACTTGTAGGAAGTAGTGGCTTATTTGTTGGGGCGTTATCAAGTTTTTATCCTTTGTTTTATTTATCTGGTTTTAAACCTTTGGAAGGACTACATGATACTTCACCGAAAGGATATCAACAAAAGAAATTTAGAAAATGGAGTGTGATTACACAGTTTATCATTTCCATGTTTCTACTTTTTAGTACCTATGTATCGAAAAGACAGTTAGATTTTATGAAAAATTCTGATATCGGGTTTAACCAAGAGAATATTGTGATTGTTCCAATGGGTGAAGTCAGATATCAGAAAAGTAATTTCCATCTTATTAGAGAAAAGTTCTTACAATTAAAAGATGTTGAAGCGGTAACTGCTATCGATGAACTGCTAGGAGTTTGGGTACAGAACTATCCTTTTACATTTAAGAAAGGGAATAAAAAACTACCTTCTGCATTTTATGCAAGTGTAGTTACCTATCCAGATGTATTTAAAGTCTTTGATTTTAAAATACTCGCTAAAAATCCTACTGGTCCACTCCGCGAAAGAGAGATCTACGTTAATGAAAAGTTGATAGAATTTGCTGGTTATTCCTCTCCTCAAGAAGCTTTAGGAATGAAATTTTATACTTCAAGGGGATATCAGAAAATAGCGGGTGTCATCAAAGATTTTCATTATGAACCAATTCATAAGCCAATAGAACCTTTCGTTATTGATGTGAATAACGGTAATAGAGCAACCTCAAGGTTTTCTAACAAATTTTTGGCATTAAAAATAAGAGATGGTGTTAATTGGAATATATTGGAAAAACAACTCAATTTTAAATGGTCTCAAGTAGTAGAATACAGGATATTAGATACATTTTTCCTAAAATCTAAAATAGAACAAGCCTTTAAAAAAGAGGAACAATTAGCAAAAGTGTCTCTTATATTTTCAATCATTGGTGTAATAATTGCGAATTTGGGTTTATTCGGGCTTTCTTCTTTTATTACTGTTAGAAAAAACAAGGAAATAGCGATTCGTAAGGCCTTAGGTATGGAAGATACTCAAGCCATGCTTTTTGTATCAAAAGAGTTTTTCGTACTTGTTATTACCGCTTGTGTTGTGGCTTGGCCTACAGCTTATTTGGCCATGAAACTTTGGTTGGATAACTTTCCAAAAGCGGTGAATATTGATATTGGTGCTTATTTATTTTCGGGTGGATTAACTTTACTGATGACCATGATTACAGTAAGTTATCATGTAATAAAGACAGGGTTAAAGAATCCTGTAGAAGATTTAAAAGCTGGAGTATAA
- a CDS encoding ABC transporter ATP-binding protein, translating into MNTPLIQINNINKAYKNEDNDTLALHHVTLNIQEGEFVCIMGPSGCGKSTLLNIAGLLDLPTEGEMIFKGQNVVHLSSKKRAQLRREFIGFVFQSFNLIDDLTVFENIELPLIYQQVPPNERKLRVEKMMDQLQISHKKRVFPNQISGGLQQRVAVARALVSNPQLILADEPTGNLDSERGREVMELLQTLNEMGTTILMVTHSTAASDYASRVIHLFDGQIVTENLHKGR; encoded by the coding sequence ATGAATACACCTTTAATTCAAATAAATAACATCAATAAGGCCTATAAAAATGAGGACAATGATACATTGGCCCTTCATCATGTTACTCTTAATATTCAAGAAGGAGAGTTCGTGTGTATTATGGGGCCTTCAGGATGTGGAAAATCAACATTACTCAATATTGCAGGACTATTGGATTTGCCTACTGAAGGCGAAATGATTTTTAAAGGTCAAAATGTAGTTCACCTTTCATCAAAAAAGAGAGCGCAATTAAGAAGAGAGTTTATAGGTTTTGTTTTTCAAAGCTTTAACCTTATTGATGATCTAACTGTGTTCGAAAATATTGAATTACCACTTATCTATCAGCAAGTACCACCCAATGAACGTAAATTGAGGGTAGAAAAAATGATGGATCAATTACAGATTTCTCATAAAAAAAGAGTATTTCCAAATCAAATATCTGGTGGTTTACAGCAAAGAGTTGCGGTGGCAAGAGCATTGGTTTCCAATCCTCAATTAATTTTGGCTGATGAACCAACAGGTAACTTAGATTCAGAAAGAGGTAGAGAGGTAATGGAATTACTTCAGACCTTAAACGAAATGGGAACAACTATTTTAATGGTAACCCATTCCACAGCAGCCTCTGATTATGCAAGTAGAGTAATACACCTATTTGATGGGCAAATTGTAACCGAGAATTTACACAAAGGACGTTAA
- a CDS encoding type IA DNA topoisomerase, with protein MKVCIAEKPSVARDLAKVLGAKNKKNGYFEGNGYQITWTFGHLCTLKEPHDYDPTLKRWDLITLPIVPQKFAIKLIENDGSKQQFKVIESLVQNATEVINCGDAGQEGELIQRWVLHHAKCKAPVKRLWISSLTEEAIKKGFDKLQEEKDFDLLYKAGSARAIGDWLLGINATRLYTIKFGGYKQLLSIGRVQTPTLALITDRFLEIQNFKKEKYWELKTKYRNVLFSYAKGRFTEKERVDKAIEYVTGKPFEITSTQRKEGTEAPQYLFDLTSLQVECNKKFSFSAEQTLKIAQSLYEKKLLTYPRVDTTYLPNNMYGEIGPTMRALHKFSKETAPLFGKPFRKTKKVFNDQKVTDHHAIIPTKIKAGNMNQNEAAVYDLVALRFIAAFYPDCKVAKTEVRGIVDKAEFRASGKEILDLGWRVLFKKEDEEEKKRKKKKGEDEEQSLPNFVEGETGEHKPEVQMKETKPPKLYTEATLLRAMETAGKSVDDDELRKAMKENGIGRPSTRANIIETLFRRKYIERQRKNIIPTQAGLDLINTIQNDLLKSAELTGIWEKKLRQIEDGSYQVENFMNEIKNMVGEVVFNVKQIQTNFKIQTPTKSLKVKKQTSKPTAKGKMSLTCPKCKKKEVIKGKTAYGCLGYKDKSCDFVVKFEFGGKKLTDKQIESLIIKGRTPEIKGFKINNTSKNGVITLDQQYQMLFNEIEEAPLMCPKCGKGQIIEGKTAYGCENWKNGCDFKVPFINFDKKITKSQLKSLLNKKITPKMKGFTFENEKNREGRLKLNPDFSISLDI; from the coding sequence ATGAAAGTTTGTATAGCAGAGAAACCAAGTGTAGCCAGAGATTTAGCCAAAGTATTAGGTGCTAAAAATAAAAAGAATGGTTACTTCGAAGGAAATGGATATCAGATCACCTGGACTTTTGGTCATTTATGCACCTTAAAAGAGCCACATGATTATGATCCTACATTAAAACGTTGGGATTTAATTACCCTTCCTATCGTACCTCAAAAATTTGCTATTAAACTTATTGAAAACGATGGATCAAAACAGCAGTTTAAGGTAATAGAATCTTTAGTACAAAACGCTACTGAAGTCATTAACTGTGGTGATGCAGGCCAAGAAGGAGAATTAATACAACGATGGGTTTTGCATCATGCCAAATGCAAAGCACCTGTAAAACGTCTTTGGATCTCTTCATTAACTGAAGAAGCCATCAAGAAAGGGTTTGACAAACTTCAAGAAGAAAAAGATTTTGACTTATTATATAAGGCAGGTAGTGCACGAGCGATTGGCGATTGGCTTTTAGGAATTAATGCTACACGACTTTATACCATCAAATTTGGTGGATACAAGCAATTATTATCAATAGGTAGAGTACAAACTCCTACACTAGCCTTAATAACCGATCGATTTTTAGAAATTCAGAATTTTAAGAAAGAGAAGTATTGGGAATTAAAAACAAAGTATAGAAATGTTCTTTTCTCTTATGCAAAAGGTAGATTTACAGAGAAAGAACGAGTAGACAAAGCCATTGAATATGTAACAGGTAAACCTTTTGAAATAACATCAACACAAAGAAAAGAAGGAACAGAAGCCCCACAGTATTTATTTGACTTAACATCCTTGCAGGTAGAGTGTAACAAAAAATTTAGTTTCTCTGCGGAGCAAACACTTAAAATTGCACAAAGCTTGTATGAGAAGAAGCTTCTTACTTACCCACGTGTAGATACTACTTATCTGCCTAATAATATGTATGGAGAAATTGGACCGACCATGCGAGCACTTCATAAGTTTTCAAAAGAAACTGCTCCATTGTTTGGCAAACCTTTCCGAAAAACCAAGAAAGTCTTTAACGATCAAAAGGTAACGGATCACCACGCAATCATACCAACTAAAATAAAAGCAGGAAATATGAATCAGAACGAAGCTGCTGTATATGATTTAGTAGCACTTCGTTTTATTGCGGCCTTCTACCCTGATTGTAAAGTAGCTAAAACAGAAGTAAGAGGTATAGTAGATAAAGCAGAGTTTAGAGCAAGTGGTAAAGAAATTCTTGATCTTGGTTGGAGAGTTCTCTTTAAAAAGGAGGATGAGGAAGAAAAAAAGCGTAAAAAGAAAAAAGGAGAAGATGAAGAGCAAAGCTTACCAAACTTTGTAGAAGGTGAGACTGGTGAACACAAGCCAGAAGTTCAAATGAAAGAAACCAAACCTCCTAAATTATATACGGAAGCCACTCTTCTTAGGGCAATGGAAACTGCAGGTAAGAGTGTGGATGATGATGAGCTAAGAAAAGCTATGAAAGAGAATGGTATCGGTAGACCTTCAACCCGTGCCAATATCATTGAGACTTTATTTAGACGAAAATATATAGAAAGACAACGTAAAAACATCATACCTACTCAAGCAGGCTTAGACTTAATAAATACTATTCAAAATGATTTACTCAAATCTGCAGAACTAACAGGTATTTGGGAAAAAAAACTAAGACAAATTGAAGATGGAAGTTATCAGGTAGAAAATTTCATGAACGAAATTAAAAACATGGTAGGTGAAGTTGTTTTTAATGTAAAACAAATTCAAACCAATTTCAAAATACAAACGCCAACTAAAAGCCTTAAAGTAAAAAAACAAACCTCGAAACCTACAGCAAAAGGTAAAATGAGCCTTACTTGCCCAAAATGTAAAAAGAAAGAGGTGATAAAAGGTAAAACAGCATATGGTTGCCTCGGTTATAAGGACAAATCATGTGATTTTGTAGTGAAATTTGAATTTGGGGGTAAAAAGTTAACCGACAAGCAAATTGAATCACTCATTATTAAAGGTAGAACTCCCGAAATAAAAGGCTTTAAGATCAACAATACCTCAAAAAATGGAGTGATTACATTAGATCAACAGTATCAAATGCTATTTAATGAGATAGAAGAAGCACCATTGATGTGTCCAAAATGTGGTAAAGGACAAATAATTGAAGGAAAAACGGCTTATGGATGTGAAAATTGGAAGAATGGGTGCGATTTTAAGGTACCTTTCATCAATTTTGATAAAAAAATCACCAAAAGTCAGTTAAAATCACTCTTAAATAAGAAAATCACCCCCAAAATGAAGGGATTTACCTTCGAGAACGAAAAAAATAGAGAAGGTAGGTTAAAATTAAACCCTGACTTCTCAATTTCACTAGATATTTAA
- a CDS encoding ammonium transporter: MFSSIHLIADATLATESVAQAVTAEQLQNVGLTASNIWMLVSTMLVFIMALGFACVEAGFTQAKNTVNILFKNTVDLSVGIISYAWFGFNLMYPGEFNGIFGFAGWGLSLPEGYTSLGYAGGAYTYWTDFLFQAMFAATCATIVSGAVAERIKISAYFIFTFFLVGFIYPVLGSWHWGGGWLSEMGFYDFAGSTVVHSVGGWAALAGIIAIGARKGKYVNGKVIDKPGSSVPLAVIGVFLLWFGWFGFNGGSVLSADPESISLVLVTTTLAAAAGAIGGWLGGYIAFKRFDLGMVLNGILAGLVGITAGADQMSPNEAILIGIACGVVVVFSAIGMDKLKLDDCVGAVSVHLTCGIIGTLAIGVLGQKAGMSQFITQLTGVAAYGAVAFFSSLAIFYALKFTIGVRVSEEHENEGLDSHEHGIRGYTITFDN; the protein is encoded by the coding sequence ATGTTCTCATCTATTCACCTAATTGCCGACGCAACGTTGGCAACAGAATCGGTAGCTCAGGCTGTAACAGCGGAGCAATTACAAAATGTAGGCTTAACAGCAAGCAACATTTGGATGCTAGTTTCAACAATGCTAGTATTTATTATGGCACTAGGTTTTGCATGTGTTGAAGCGGGTTTTACTCAAGCTAAAAACACTGTAAACATTCTTTTCAAAAACACTGTTGATTTAAGTGTTGGTATTATTTCTTACGCTTGGTTCGGTTTCAATTTAATGTACCCAGGAGAATTCAACGGAATCTTTGGTTTCGCAGGATGGGGTCTTAGCTTACCAGAAGGATACACTTCTTTAGGTTACGCAGGTGGAGCTTATACTTATTGGACTGACTTCTTATTCCAAGCAATGTTCGCAGCAACTTGTGCAACTATTGTATCAGGTGCTGTTGCAGAACGTATCAAAATCTCAGCTTACTTTATTTTCACTTTCTTCCTTGTAGGTTTCATCTACCCTGTACTAGGTTCATGGCACTGGGGTGGCGGATGGTTGTCTGAAATGGGCTTCTATGACTTCGCTGGTTCTACAGTAGTACACTCAGTTGGTGGATGGGCTGCTTTAGCAGGTATCATTGCAATTGGTGCTCGTAAAGGTAAGTATGTTAACGGTAAAGTAATCGACAAGCCAGGTTCTTCAGTTCCTTTAGCTGTAATTGGTGTATTCTTATTATGGTTCGGATGGTTCGGATTTAACGGTGGATCAGTTCTTTCTGCAGATCCTGAGTCAATCTCATTAGTATTAGTAACTACTACTTTAGCTGCAGCTGCAGGTGCTATCGGTGGATGGCTAGGTGGTTATATCGCCTTCAAACGTTTCGACTTAGGTATGGTATTGAACGGTATTCTTGCTGGTTTAGTAGGTATTACTGCTGGTGCCGACCAAATGTCTCCAAACGAAGCAATCCTTATTGGTATCGCATGTGGTGTTGTTGTAGTATTCTCTGCAATTGGCATGGATAAACTGAAATTGGATGATTGCGTTGGTGCAGTTTCTGTTCACTTAACTTGTGGTATTATTGGTACTTTAGCAATTGGTGTATTAGGTCAAAAAGCTGGTATGTCTCAATTCATCACTCAATTGACAGGTGTTGCAGCTTACGGTGCAGTAGCATTCTTCTCATCACTTGCAATCTTCTATGCATTGAAATTCACTATCGGTGTAAGAGTTTCTGAAGAGCACGAAAACGAAGGTCTTGATAGCCATGAGCACGGTATCCGTGGTTATACTATCACTTTCGATAACTAA
- a CDS encoding outer membrane beta-barrel protein: MKTKVFSLIASLLFTGSIVMAQDSAETEVIAEESVEATEETEANKLSISGSVDLFYNYDFAGTDAMNIGTSFQGEQNSINLGMANVILSQTLGKASFVADLSFGPRSNGSIGDGNFHIQNLYASYQLTEKLSATAGFMGTFVGYEIISPTGNFNYSTSYLFSNGPFQNAGLKFDYAFSDRVALMVGVFTNEWDSYSAAPNLGMSGLGAQLYVAPAEGFDVYLNGFTSSTRTVVDITAGYQVTDAFYLGLNAAWADKKDQYTVDLATADQVYTGVALYGQYALSESFALGLRYENFADTYKPSGDNTLEESTVNINAFTLSGNIALGPLMVIPELRYDAADTEIFFGSKEKEAASDFDSKSATQATLAVVYAF, encoded by the coding sequence ATGAAAACTAAGGTATTCTCTTTAATCGCATCCCTATTGTTTACGGGTTCAATTGTTATGGCACAAGATTCAGCAGAGACTGAAGTTATCGCTGAAGAATCTGTAGAAGCAACAGAAGAAACAGAAGCAAATAAACTTTCAATTTCAGGTTCAGTAGATTTATTCTACAACTATGATTTTGCTGGTACAGATGCTATGAATATTGGAACAAGTTTCCAAGGCGAGCAAAACTCGATCAATTTAGGTATGGCTAACGTGATCTTATCACAAACTTTAGGTAAAGCTTCATTTGTTGCAGATTTATCTTTTGGTCCAAGATCTAACGGTTCTATCGGTGACGGTAACTTCCATATCCAAAACTTATATGCTTCATACCAACTAACTGAGAAATTATCAGCAACTGCTGGTTTCATGGGTACATTTGTTGGTTACGAAATTATCTCTCCAACAGGTAACTTCAACTACTCTACTTCTTACTTATTCTCAAACGGTCCTTTCCAAAATGCTGGTTTGAAGTTTGATTACGCATTCTCTGATAGAGTTGCTTTAATGGTTGGTGTTTTCACTAACGAGTGGGATTCATACAGTGCTGCTCCTAACTTAGGTATGAGTGGTTTAGGTGCTCAATTATATGTTGCTCCAGCTGAAGGTTTCGATGTTTACTTGAACGGTTTCACATCTTCAACAAGAACTGTTGTTGATATCACTGCAGGTTACCAAGTTACTGACGCTTTCTACTTAGGTTTAAACGCTGCTTGGGCTGATAAAAAAGACCAATACACAGTCGATTTAGCTACTGCTGATCAAGTTTACACTGGTGTAGCTCTTTATGGACAATATGCATTATCTGAGTCATTTGCTTTAGGTTTACGTTACGAAAACTTTGCAGATACTTACAAGCCATCGGGTGACAACACTCTAGAGGAGTCAACTGTTAATATCAACGCATTCACTTTATCAGGTAACATTGCTTTAGGACCACTAATGGTAATTCCTGAATTAAGATATGACGCTGCTGACACTGAAATCTTCTTCGGTTCTAAAGAAAAAGAAGCTGCATCTGATTTTGATTCAAAATCAGCTACTCAAGCTACTTTAGCAGTTGTATATGCTTTCTAA
- a CDS encoding glutamine synthetase III family protein, translated as MTNLRFNALETASARTAKEVEAPSNKISDYFGEDCFGLTQMKAALAPAIYKKVESAVKYGTKIDEATADAVASAVMTWAVSKGVTHHTHWFQPLTGSSAEKHDSFFDYTKGIETFKGSTLTQQEPDASSFPNGGIRATNQARGYTGWDPSSPIFITNKTLCIPTIFVSYTGDTLDYKTPLLKAQEAINKATIDVCNYFEEGVTSISASLGCEQEYFLVDKAFYAARPDLYIAGRTLFGAKPPHGQQLDDHYFGSIAPRVAAFMKDFELQCHKLGIPVTTRHNEVAPGQFEAAPLYEEINTAVDHNLLMMDVMEQVASEHNLAVLLHEKPFANLNGSGKHNNWSLITNKGRNLFQPEGSLYFLTFLVNTIKAVHVYGDLMRASIASAGNDHRLGANEAPPAIMSVFLGSTLTNFLNEVSESGKLVYAEGGDEYIELGVEKIPGLKLDNTDRNRTSPFAFTGNKFEFRAVGSTQNTATPMTVLNLIVAEQLTQFKASVDAAIAGGKDKEAAIREILVQYIKESEAIRFEGDGYSQEWVDEAESRGLSNVKDTPRALDFFISAEAKEIFAKHNVFTEREIEARHDVWSEIYSTKIDIESKAMEEIVLNKVIPASASYVSKLADSATKLSALGLDASAITTTLKEVTGFMAQAKEGVAAMVTERDRVLEIEDTNAQAVEFCDSIKHKYFDTIREAVDRLELFVDDAEWPLPKYSEMLFLK; from the coding sequence ATGACAAATCTTCGTTTTAACGCCCTTGAGACAGCTTCAGCTAGAACAGCAAAAGAAGTTGAAGCTCCGTCTAACAAAATCTCAGATTATTTTGGCGAGGACTGTTTCGGTCTTACTCAAATGAAAGCTGCACTTGCTCCAGCTATCTACAAAAAAGTAGAATCTGCAGTGAAGTACGGTACTAAAATCGACGAGGCTACTGCTGACGCTGTTGCATCTGCAGTAATGACTTGGGCCGTTTCTAAAGGTGTTACTCACCACACTCACTGGTTCCAACCACTAACTGGATCTTCTGCAGAAAAGCACGATTCTTTCTTTGATTACACAAAAGGTATTGAAACTTTCAAAGGTTCAACACTTACTCAACAAGAGCCAGATGCTTCTTCATTCCCTAACGGTGGTATTCGTGCAACAAACCAAGCACGTGGTTATACTGGTTGGGATCCATCATCACCTATCTTCATTACAAACAAAACGCTTTGTATCCCTACGATCTTCGTTTCTTACACTGGAGATACATTGGATTACAAAACTCCTTTGTTAAAAGCACAAGAAGCTATTAACAAAGCGACTATCGATGTTTGTAACTATTTCGAAGAAGGTGTTACTAGTATTTCTGCTTCATTAGGTTGTGAGCAAGAGTACTTCCTAGTAGATAAAGCTTTCTACGCTGCACGTCCTGACTTATACATCGCAGGTCGTACTTTATTTGGTGCTAAGCCTCCACATGGTCAGCAATTAGACGATCACTATTTCGGTTCTATCGCTCCACGTGTTGCTGCATTCATGAAAGATTTCGAATTACAATGCCACAAATTAGGTATTCCTGTAACTACTCGTCACAATGAGGTAGCTCCAGGTCAATTCGAAGCAGCTCCATTATATGAAGAAATCAACACAGCTGTAGATCACAACTTGTTGATGATGGACGTTATGGAACAAGTTGCTAGTGAGCATAACTTAGCTGTTTTACTTCACGAGAAGCCTTTCGCTAACTTGAACGGTTCTGGTAAGCACAACAACTGGTCATTGATCACTAACAAAGGCCGTAACTTATTCCAACCTGAAGGTTCTTTATACTTCCTTACATTCCTAGTGAACACTATCAAAGCAGTTCACGTGTATGGTGACTTGATGAGAGCTTCAATCGCTTCTGCAGGTAACGATCACCGTTTAGGTGCTAACGAGGCACCTCCTGCAATCATGTCAGTATTCTTAGGATCAACACTTACTAACTTCTTAAACGAAGTTTCTGAATCAGGTAAATTAGTTTACGCTGAAGGTGGTGACGAGTATATTGAATTAGGTGTTGAAAAGATTCCTGGTCTTAAATTAGACAACACTGACCGTAACCGTACTTCTCCATTTGCATTTACTGGTAACAAATTTGAGTTCCGTGCAGTAGGTTCAACGCAAAACACTGCAACTCCAATGACAGTGTTGAACTTGATCGTTGCTGAGCAATTGACTCAATTCAAAGCTTCAGTTGACGCTGCTATCGCTGGCGGTAAAGACAAAGAAGCTGCTATCAGAGAAATCTTAGTACAATACATCAAAGAATCTGAGGCTATCCGTTTCGAAGGTGATGGTTATTCTCAAGAGTGGGTTGATGAGGCTGAATCAAGAGGTTTATCTAACGTTAAAGATACTCCACGTGCTTTAGACTTCTTCATCTCAGCTGAAGCTAAAGAGATCTTCGCTAAGCACAACGTGTTTACTGAAAGAGAAATCGAAGCTCGTCACGATGTATGGTCAGAGATCTACTCTACTAAGATCGATATCGAATCGAAAGCAATGGAAGAGATCGTATTGAACAAAGTAATTCCTGCTTCTGCTAGCTATGTATCTAAATTAGCTGATTCAGCTACGAAACTTTCTGCTCTTGGTCTTGATGCTTCTGCTATCACTACTACACTTAAGGAAGTAACTGGATTTATGGCACAAGCTAAAGAAGGTGTTGCTGCAATGGTAACTGAGCGTGATAGAGTTCTTGAAATCGAGGACACAAATGCTCAAGCTGTTGAGTTCTGTGACAGCATCAAGCACAAATACTTCGACACTATCCGTGAAGCAGTAGATCGTCTTGAGTTGTTCGTAGATGACGCTGAATGGCCTCTACCTAAATACTCAGAAATGTTATTCCTTAAGTAA
- a CDS encoding alpha/beta fold hydrolase, whose translation MTNDINTSETFVKVGTDQLFVKHYAPSVVNPSKAILMIHGSIESGRIFYSLKDKGLGPWLASKGYQVFIPDFRGRGRSMPKVSSNSKNNQYDAIEEEIPALINYIYTKVEDAELNFVTHSWGGVWLMAHIARHPELKVNRIINIAVKRSISVSSFKKWFEVDIVWKYVGKLMTNLFGYFPAVEMKIGQENESRGVYEDCRRWVYAKDEWIDIEDGFDYINEFAHRKCIPPTLYITGLKEFYLGHQTDVKRLMKEVNGAHDQFILLSKETGFAHDYDHINICTSKSGSDDHFPLIEAWLKSEDIAPWVK comes from the coding sequence ATGACTAACGACATCAACACCTCTGAAACTTTTGTAAAAGTAGGGACCGATCAATTATTTGTAAAACATTATGCTCCTTCTGTTGTAAACCCTTCAAAAGCCATCTTAATGATACATGGTAGTATTGAAAGTGGAAGAATATTCTACTCTTTAAAAGATAAAGGATTAGGTCCTTGGTTAGCTTCTAAAGGGTATCAGGTATTTATTCCGGATTTTAGAGGAAGAGGGAGAAGTATGCCGAAAGTATCATCAAATAGTAAGAACAACCAATATGATGCTATTGAAGAAGAAATACCGGCGTTAATCAATTATATATATACTAAAGTAGAAGATGCAGAATTAAACTTTGTAACGCATTCTTGGGGTGGAGTATGGTTGATGGCACATATAGCAAGACATCCTGAGTTAAAAGTAAACAGGATCATCAATATTGCTGTAAAAAGAAGTATTAGTGTCAGTTCTTTTAAAAAATGGTTTGAAGTTGATATCGTATGGAAGTATGTAGGAAAGCTGATGACTAATCTATTTGGTTATTTTCCTGCTGTAGAAATGAAGATAGGGCAGGAGAATGAATCAAGAGGTGTATATGAGGATTGTAGGCGTTGGGTATATGCCAAAGATGAGTGGATCGATATTGAAGATGGGTTTGATTACATTAATGAATTTGCACATAGGAAGTGCATTCCACCAACTTTATACATTACTGGGCTAAAGGAATTTTATTTGGGGCATCAAACCGATGTAAAACGTTTGATGAAAGAAGTGAATGGAGCACATGATCAATTTATATTATTATCAAAAGAAACTGGATTTGCACACGATTATGATCATATCAATATCTGTACTTCAAAAAGTGGGAGTGATGATCATTTTCCTTTAATTGAGGCTTGGTTGAAATCTGAGGATATAGCCCCTTGGGTAAAATAG